Sequence from the Phragmites australis chromosome 11, lpPhrAust1.1, whole genome shotgun sequence genome:
atcttgtttgcccaaaaaataaggttgaaaagcttagttagccatacaattgctatgtctccaaggcatctccacacctcaatagggataccatcagggcccattgccttgcctcctttcatcctttttaaagcctccttgacctcaaactcttgaatccttcgtacaaaacgcctgttggcatcatcagaggagtcgtccagctcaatggaagagctctcacctcctccattgaacagctggtcgaagtactctcgccatctattcttaatctcatcttccttcaccagaagtcgatctgtcccatccttgatgcatttgacttggttgacatccctcgtcttcctctcacggatcttggccatcttatagatgtccctttccccttccttcgTGTTTAACCGCTGGTAGAGGTCCTCATACGCCCGACCTCTTGCTTCACTCACTGCTCGCTTTGCGGTCTTCTTCGCCACCTTGTACTTCTCTACGTTGTCAACACTCCTGTCCAAGTGTAGGCGTTtgaaacattctttcttctccttgatagccttctggacatcctcgttccaccaccaggtatctttcgcttcgcttctacttcccctcaaaagaaaaaagagaacataaaattaatttataaCGATAAATGTTATCATGTGTTGCTGGTCCCATATACAGCAGTTGCCATGCTAACTGTGCTAGTTCTTTTGAGTTTGCTGGCAATTTGTTAGGAGCTCAACCCCAGTGTACTATGCATGTTTACGTAACATGCAAAAACCTATCAACAATAATGGAAAGTTTTGACTATCTAATTTCTACTCTACTGATTTCAGGTTTGACCAGAAGTATGCTACAAAAAAGACTTCATTGACAAATTAAGAGGTATCGGTAAACAATGTCACCTTACTACTGTTCTCAAATTTATCTGAATAGAAATATTAAGATATATACCCTGCAATGCTTCTGAAATTCTGGTAACACCACTTCATCATCAACCACAACTTCAGCATGCTTTTTAATTAGCATAGCCCACTGGAAACAATGTATGCATAGAAGTTTAGTGGTAGACAGGTAAGAGGCATCAAAATGAATTATGAATCAGCATAGAAATTTCAATGAAATGTCTCCTCTTCTTTTAGAATAAACAATGGAAGGGGCCACCTGTGAGCCTTTTCTCCAATTCTCCACTGGGATAATTGGGTCCATTCTTGGATTGTATCGCCCTGCCTTTGTATCAGCAAAACTGCAACCAGCATAATACAGTTGGGCAATATTAGTAGCTAGGCTATGATATAAGCTAATTAAAAAAACTGGCACTCTAGCTGCAAGCCTGCAGCTTGCCGTGTAATTCATCTACAGGATCAAGGTGCAACGAAACATAGATAAATCAAAGGGGGGAAAGGGCCAAAATGATTGACATTCATAAAAGGCTGACAAAACCAAGACCACGAAATGTACCACAGTTTCGGATGTTTATACCTGTCTACGAAGCTGGTTGATGATGACATTATATAGTCGTAAGTGTAGCTGAAATTGTACAATGGTACACAGCTGCCAGAGAGAGAAGATCCTAGTAAGCACGAATAAAAATTAAGATCCAAAAATCATCAGCAATAAATGAAGCAAAAGATTGCCAAAATAGGATAAGAAAGTGTGAAATCATTGACAGTAGCGACCTATGAACGTAATTGGTATTTAGTATAGTTAAAATATTTCTCTACTTTTTGTAGATGTGATACAAAGTGGTATTACTATAAGTAGTACAAGATGTAACAGTGCAGCTGACATCCAATGGTCAAACGATCAATCATATGGGATGTAGCTTATTCTACATAAGCTTTGTGGTTGTAATACAATATTTCGAGATAACTACATCAACATTTTAATTACTCTGATATTACAAGTGTATAGTTATTACCATGAAcctttttcaatattttctacAACAATTTGTACTTACGAAGCACCACTACTTTATCGGTGTACAATGGTTCTCCTTTGTACAGTAAGACATTGTTcctagaacatatttatttgATATGATCTTGAATGATAAATTTCATTAAGAGGATTGCAATGGCCAGTCGAGTCGAGACATTTAGTTTATTGTTTTCACATATAAAAAAGTTTGtgaaactcaaaaaaaatgaaagcatAAAATGCCAATCAAATGCTCAAACATCACTGGAGAGAGCAGTATTTTGGGAGCAAATGTTATATAACTCAATAGTAGATAACCAGTGGGATCTCGGGGCAACAAGAAAATATTCATTTCCATTTGCTCCCTAGCTTTCGTCTCTCAGTGTTAGTGTTTTCCTCTCCAAGATGGTTCAAACTGTCACCGAAAAACGGAATACGAGCTTGAAACTCATTGAATAAGCACATAACCCACTAAACATGTAGGCATGCCTGAATCAGGAAGTACATGCAGACAcgggaataaaaaaaaatgttacattTGACACCAAAACCTACATTTAAGGATACAAAAAGCAGATCTTTCTTGCTATATACTAGACTTTTGACTGTACGAACCTAACAAATTTTGATCTACTTTTATAAGCAGATGAAgtcatttatttaattagcGTTCTTTTCATCTCTATTTTCGTCACCATAAATACAAAAAGTCACAGACTCTAAAAGAATAACTTATATTAATACTTCTCTAAAAGAATAACTTGTAACAACTAAATCAATAACTCAAGATCACACATGCTTGATTTATACAAAAAGGCACTACTACTTGACAGGTTCTCGCTCTCATCCCAAGACAACGTCTCTTACATAAATCCTAGGACAGAATTTGGACATGGAATTCTTATAATCTTTGAAGAGTACCTATCAGAGACGAAAATAAAGCGCTCATTCAACGGATCCTTGAGAGCATGACTGAGCAGAATGCGCTCCGCCGTGATCATGCTCGCTTCCCCCCAATCCACCTGAACGAAACCAGGCAAGTCACCTCAGCAAGAACACAGGCACCAACGAGCACAATTGTAATTATTCATTCATACGCGAAGAAATGTGCCGACCTGGATGCTGTTGTTAACCTGGCGGTTGTAGAAGAAGTGGGATCGGGTGGTGGCGCGGGTGAGCACGAAACCTGGCCGCGAGTGCACGAAGATGGAGAACCGCCCCTCCTTGTCACCCTAATCAAACACAAAGGATACATCAGTACATCACTCGGAAGAGTCCAAACGCAATTAGGATCCCCACTGGCGCTGGCATTGTTAAAGCAAAGTGATTGGTAACTGGTAAGCAATGGTCAAAAGAAGCGTGAATTTGAGAGGGCAGGTAAGCAAGAACCAAGAGAGTGGGGGGATTCGGAATCCATACGCGGAAGAAGGCGTCCCAGACGAGGTCGAGCGGGAGGCGGTTGCGGGCGATGAAGAGGAAGGCGACCCTGGTGTTTcccggcggcagcggcgcctCCTCAACCTCCGCTTGGGCGTccacccctcccgccgccgcctccagggGCGCGGACGAGCCGTGCAGcaggaggatgaagaggctgctcAGGCAGaggcacagcagcagcaggagcggCAGCAGTAGCAGCGCCGCGGCGCGCCTGCCCCGGCCGTAGCCGAACCTCCGCTGCTTCATCTCCGGGAACGAGGAGGCTGTGGCTGCCGCCGGCTCGCCGCTGGAGCTACCTCGGCGGCATGAGGTGAACTAGAGCAGAGCAGAGTAAGCTTAGCACAGCTCAGCTCGGCTCGGCAGATCTCTCGGCAACCGTGAATCTTGCAGCGGCCAAAAGCGAGCGAGAGAGTGGCGTGGTCTCGTGATCTCGGGGGGACCAGGAAGAGGGTGGGTGGGCAGCGGAGACGCCGTGAGAATGGGGTGGCGGGGGAATCGAATCTTGGGCTTGCTTGCCGTGCCGAGGAAGCGCGCGGCACGCGGCAGGCGCGTCGCGGTGGCGAGTCTGTCGCCGACGTGCTAACAACCGGGCACAGGCACCGGATCTGCTGCACAGTAGCTTTGCTTGGATACAATATCTAgaacaagaaataaaaaagaaaaattgcatggGCTGGTGGGTAAATGAAATAACGACCACCCTAGACGATctaatcttctttttttttttttggagaggcAATCGTGCTGAATATTAGGTACCTGGGGGCATGGGATTGGATTTGGAGAGAAAATTGACTGTTTTGACAGTGCAAAAGGTGATTTTCAATTTCCCAAAAA
This genomic interval carries:
- the LOC133884334 gene encoding glycosyltransferase BC10-like isoform X1 codes for the protein MKQRRFGYGRGRRAAALLLLPLLLLLCLCLSSLFILLLHGSSAPLEAAAGGVDAQAEVEEAPLPPGNTRVAFLFIARNRLPLDLVWDAFFRGDKEGRFSIFVHSRPGFVLTRATTRSHFFYNRQVNNSIQVDWGEASMITAERILLSHALKDPLNERFIFVSDSCVPLYNFSYTYDYIMSSSTSFVDSFADTKAGRYNPRMDPIIPVENWRKGSQWAMLIKKHAEVVVDDEVVLPEFQKHCRRRPLPEFWRDWDRPIPAEAWKAHNCIPDEHYVQTLLAQTGLEEELTRRSVTHSAWDLSSSKDRERRGWHPVTYKVSDATPALIKSIKDIDNIYYETENRREWCTSNGKPAPCFLFARKFTRGAGLKLLNSSLIATK
- the LOC133884334 gene encoding glycosyltransferase BC10-like isoform X2; its protein translation is MKQRRFGYGRGRRAAALLLLPLLLLLCLCLSSLFILLLHGSSAPLEAAAGGVDAQAEVEEAPLPPGNTRVAFLFIARNRLPLDLVWDAFFRGDKEGRFSIFVHSRPGFVLTRATTRSHFFYNRQVNNSIQVDWGEASMITAERILLSHALKDPLNERFIFVSDSCVPLYNFSYTYDYIMSSSTSFVDSFADTKAGRYNPRMDPIIPVENWRKGSQWAMLIKKHAEVVVDDEVVLPEFQKHCRRRPLPEFWRDWDRPIQTGLEEELTRRSVTHSAWDLSSSKDRERRGWHPVTYKVSDATPALIKSIKDIDNIYYETENRREWCTSNGKPAPCFLFARKFTRGAGLKLLNSSLIATK